One stretch of Excalfactoria chinensis isolate bCotChi1 chromosome 2, bCotChi1.hap2, whole genome shotgun sequence DNA includes these proteins:
- the HHATL gene encoding protein-cysteine N-palmitoyltransferase HHAT-like protein, with protein MGVKTMLPSHELGFYALVVTCAVLYSGSGIFEASRDSMNRKAFRDGIKPGWHYFGRKMDVADFEWVMWFTSFRNVIIFTLSGHVLFAKVCSMTVPQHRAVVYMLYGMLAVLGSMGLTYLMIILSHCLILYSVALAKQKWLCYVAGLCCLASIKLEPFSSWQSGFVTGAFDLQDVLFYGGSGFTIMRCMSFALESSERKEGIFSIFDLLKYNFYLPFFFFGPVMTFDQFHIQVSTRDLRRKDDEMRNIRVHALLHVGAIIAVDIFFHFFYILTLPSDLKFVNRLSDWALAGLAYSNLVYDWVKAAVMFGVINTIARLDHLDPPQPPKCITMLYVFAETHFDRGINDWLCKYVYDHIGENHDNIMKELVATIATFAVTTLWLGPCEIVYIWSVFNCFGLNFELWVQKFFQWKPLSKLEAKMSEATSRRIRAVFGAANFWAIVLYNILALNSLEFALLVTKRLLVTGFPVSTLSIWFITYCGVQLIKERERILAMEEEKSEKPKAE; from the exons ATGGGGGTTAAAACAATGCTGCCCAGCCACGAGCTGGGCTTCTATGCTCTCGTTGTgacctgtgctgtgctgtacagcGGCAGCGGTATCTTCGAGGCATCCAGAG ACAGCATGAACAGAAAAGCCTTTCGGGATGGCATCAAGCCAGGCTGGCACTACTTTGGCAGGAAGATG gacgTGGCCGACTTCGAGTGGGTGATGTGGTTCACCTCCTTCAGGAACGTCATCATCTTCACCCTCTCAGGACACGTCCTCTTTGCCAAGGTGTGCTCCATGACGGTGCCACAG CACCGGGCCGTGGTATACATGCTGTATGggatgctggctgtgctgggcagcatgGGGCTCACCTACCTGATGATCATCCTTTCCCACTGCCTCATCCTCTACTCCGTGGCGCTGGCCAAGCAGAAATGGCTCTGTTATgtggctgggctctgctgcctcGCCTCCATCAAGCTGGAGCCCTTCAGCTCCTGGCAG AGCGGGTTTGTAACAGGAGCTTTTGATCTTCAAGATGTCCTCTTCTATGGAGGAAGTGGCTTCACCATCATGCGCTGCATGAGCTTCGCTCTCGAGAGCTCCGAGAGGAAGGAAGGTATCTTCTCCATCTTTGACCTCCTCAAGTACAACTTCTaccttcccttcttcttcttcgGGCCCGTCATGACGTTTGACCAGTTTCACATCCAG GTGAGCACCCGAGATCTGCGCCGCAAAGATGATGAGATGAGGAACATTCGGGTCCATGCCCTCCTCCACGTGGGGGCCATCATCGCTGTGGACatcttcttccatttcttctacATCCTCACCCTCCCTTCTGACCTGAAGTTCGTGAACCGCCTCTCGGACTGGGCCTTGG CCGGCTTGGCCTACTCCAATTTGGTGTACGACTGGGTCAAAGCTGCTGTCATGTTTGGGGTCATCAACACCATTGCCAGACTGGACCACTTGGACCCACCGCAGCCCCCAAAATGCATCACCATGCTCTACGTCTTTGCAGAAAC GCATTTTGACAGAGGGATCAATGACTGGCTGTGCAA GTATGTGTATGACCACATCGGAGAGAACCACGACAACATCATGAAGGAACTTGTGGCCACCATTGCCACCTTTGCTGTCACCACTCTGTGGTTGGGACCCTGTGAGATTGTTTACATCTGGTCTGTCTTCAACTGCTTTGGCCTCAACTTTGAGCTCTGGGTGCAGAAGTTCTTCCAGTGGAAGCCCCTCTCCAAACTGGAG GCCAAAATGTCAGAGGCCACATCTCGGCGGATTAGGGCTGTTTTTGGGGCAGCAAATTTCTGGGCCATCGTCCTCTACAACATTCTAGCCCTCAACAGTCTGGAGTTTGCACTGCTGGTCACCAAGAGACTCCTCGTGACAG GTTTCCCCGTCAGCACCTTGTCCATCTGGTTCATCACATACTGTGGAGTGCAGCTGATCAAAGAGCGTGAACGCATCCTGGCcatggaagaggagaagagtgagaaacccaaggcagagtag
- the KLHL40 gene encoding kelch-like protein 40, producing the protein MGLPFDQVEELRLYQQTLLQDGLKDMLDHNKFLDCVLKVKGKEFPCHRLVLAACSPYFRAMFLSDMEESKKREVSLEDVDPDVMGKILHYIYTSELEITEQNVQDIFSVANMFQIPSIFTVCVSFLQKRLCLSNCLAIFRLGLMLDCARLAVAARDFICDRFALVSRDEEFYQLSPDELIAIISSDSLNIEKEENVFEVVMKWVGTKDQESRQKALPVVFESIRFRLMPKDYIKDHVEKQAVVKSSPELLKKLQMVKDAQQGKFTVVKKKKAKKSDEKQAKGNVVNGAVDEEEDAEEDVLPGILNDTMRFGMFLQDLIFMVSDSGAVAYDPTANECYFASLSAQIPKNHVSLVTKENQIFIVGGLYYNEDNKEDPMSSYFLQYDHLDSDWLGMPPLPSPRCLFGLGEAENSIFVVGGKELKEGEKTLDSVLCYDRLSFKWGEADSLPYAVYGHAVVSHKDLVYVIGGKGSDKKCLKKMCVYNPNKFEWKELAPMKTARSLFGATVHKDKIYVAAGVTDSGLTNSVEVYDIATNKWDTFPEFPQERSSVSLVSLSGVLYLLGGFATVETESGELVPTELNDVWRYDEEQKKWEGVLREIQYASGATFLPVRLNVLRLTKM; encoded by the exons ATGGGTTTGCCTTTTGATCAAGTGGAAGAACTGCGTCTCTACCAGCAAACCCTCCTCCAGGATGGACTGAAAGACATGTTGGACCACAACAAGTTTCTGGACTGTGTCTTGAAAGTCAAGGGAAAGGAGTTTCCCTGCCATCGGCTGGTGCTGGCAGCTTGCAGCCCCTATTTCCGGGCAATGTTCCTCTCAGACATGGAAGAGAGCAAGAAGAGGGAGGTCAGCTTGGAAGACGTCGATCCAGATGTCATGGGCAAGATCCTCCATTACATCTACACCTCTGAGCTAGAGATCACAGAGCAGAATGTTCAGGACATTTTCTCTGTGGCCAACATGTTCCAGATCCCCTCCATCTTCACTGTCTGCGTGTCCTTCTTGCAGAAGCGCCTTTGCCTCAGCAACTGCTTGGCTATCTTCAGGCTGGGCTTGATGTTGGATTGTGCCCGGCTGGCCGTGGCAGCTCGGGATTTCATCTGCGATCGCTTTGCACTGGTCTCCCGTGATGAGGAATTCTACCAGCTCTCACCCGACGAGCTCATCGCCATCATCTCCAGTGACTCCCTCAACATcgagaaagaggaaaatgtctTTGAAGTGGTGATGAAGTGGGTGGGCACCAAAGACCAGGAGAGCCGGCAGAAGGCCCTGCCTGTTGTCTTTGAAAGCATCCGCTTCCGCCTCATGCCCAAGGACTACATCAAGGACCACGTGGAGAAGCAGGCTGTGGTGAAGtccagcccagagctgctcaaAAAACTACAGATGGTAAAGGATGCCCAGCAAGGCAAATTCACTGTggtgaagaagaagaaagcgAAGAAAAGCgatgaaaagcaagcaaaaggcAACGTTGTCAATGGAGCAGTGGATGAGGAGGAAGATGCAGAGGAGGATGTACTCCCAGGGATCTTAAATGACACAATGCGCTTTGGGATGTTTCTCCAGGACCTCATTTTCATGGTGAGCGACAGTGGAGCAGTGGCCTATGATCCCACTGCCAACGAGTGCTATTTTGCCTCCCTGTCTGCTCAAATCCCAAAGAACCACGTCAGTCTGGTGACCAAAGAGAATCAGATCTTCATTGTCGGAGGACTGTACTACAATGAGGACAACAAAGAGGATCCCATGAGTTCCTACTTCCTACAG tatGACCATCTGGACTCAGACTGGCTGGGGATGCCCCCCTTGCCCTCCCCACGCTGCCTCTTTGGCCTGGGAGAGGCAGAAAACTCCATTTTTGTGGTTGGAGGGAAAGAGCtgaaagagggagagaagacCTTGGATTCAGTGCTGTGCTACGACCGCCT GTCCTTCAAGTGGGGTGAAGCTGATTCCCTTCCCTATGCAGTCTACGGTCATGCAGTGGTATCACACAAGGACCTTGTCTATGTCATTGGAGGCAAAGGAAGTGACAA GAAGTGCTTGAAGAAGATGTGTGTCTACAACCCAAATAAGTTTGAGTGGAAGGAGCTGGCTCCCATGAAAACTGCTCGTTCCTTGTTTGGAGCCACTGTGCACAAAGACAAAATCTATGTGGCAGCTGGTGTGACTGACTCTGGTTTGACCAACTCAGTGGAAGTGTATGACATTGCCACCAACAA gtgggacACCTTCCCCGAGTTCCCACAGGAGCGCAGCTCGGTCAGCCTGGTGAGCCTGTCTGGGGTGCTCTACCTGCTTGGAGGGTTTGCCACGGTGGAGACGGAGTCTGGGGAGCTGGTGCCAACAGAGCTGAATGACGTCTGGAG ATATGATGAAGAGCAGAAGAAGTGGGAAGGGGTCCTCCGCGAGATCCAATACGCCTCTGGTGCCACTTTCCTTCCTGTGCGCCTCAATGTTTTGCGGCTAACAAAGATGTAG